A stretch of Sphingomonas sp. JUb134 DNA encodes these proteins:
- a CDS encoding tetratricopeptide repeat protein translates to MRILMTLPLLAAGLAVSVPATAQTAIEGRVNKLEREMRAVQRKVFPGGAQAQVEPEITAPQAPIEAPGTPAGSPIANLEARVAALESQQMTLTGQVEQAQYKLRQMEEAFEAYRRANDGRLTALEGGGAAAPAAQGGEPDSAPAASPAPARGPGNGGGVLTLPGNAGTKPAAPAAAAPAGAGAAVEKPAPSGDPAEDAYVYGYRLWSAKRYSEAAAQLKTVVDKYPKHRRASWAQNLIGRSYLDDGKPSLASIAFYDNYKKMPDGERAPDSLFYLADALVQLKKPKDACEVYAELSDVYADRISATMKADIQRGRTAAKCS, encoded by the coding sequence ATGCGTATCCTCATGACGCTTCCGCTTCTGGCGGCCGGCCTTGCAGTTTCCGTCCCCGCGACCGCGCAGACCGCGATCGAAGGCCGGGTGAACAAGCTTGAGCGCGAGATGCGCGCCGTGCAGCGCAAGGTGTTCCCGGGCGGCGCCCAGGCCCAGGTCGAGCCGGAGATCACCGCACCCCAGGCGCCGATCGAGGCGCCGGGCACGCCCGCGGGCAGCCCGATCGCCAATCTGGAAGCGCGCGTCGCCGCGCTCGAATCGCAGCAGATGACGCTGACCGGCCAGGTCGAGCAGGCGCAGTACAAGCTGCGCCAGATGGAGGAGGCGTTCGAGGCCTATCGCCGCGCCAACGATGGCCGGCTCACCGCGCTGGAAGGCGGCGGGGCTGCCGCTCCGGCCGCGCAGGGTGGCGAGCCGGACAGCGCCCCGGCCGCTTCCCCTGCCCCGGCCCGCGGCCCCGGCAACGGCGGCGGCGTGCTGACTCTTCCGGGCAATGCCGGGACCAAGCCGGCCGCCCCCGCTGCTGCCGCTCCTGCGGGGGCCGGCGCTGCCGTGGAAAAGCCCGCGCCCAGCGGCGATCCGGCCGAGGACGCCTATGTCTACGGTTATCGCCTGTGGTCAGCGAAGCGTTATTCGGAGGCCGCGGCCCAGCTCAAGACCGTGGTCGACAAATACCCCAAGCACCGCCGCGCCAGCTGGGCCCAGAACCTGATCGGCCGGTCCTATCTCGACGACGGCAAGCCCAGCCTCGCCTCGATCGCCTTTTACGACAATTACAAGAAGATGCCGGACGGCGAGCGTGCGCCCGACAGCCTCTTCTACCTCGCCGACGCGCTGGTGCAGCTGAAGAAGCCGAAGGACGCGTGCGAGGTCTATGCCGAGCTGTCCGACGTCTATGCCGATCGCATCTCGGCGACGATGAAGGCGGATATCCAGCGTGGACGCACCGCCGCCAAGTGCAGCTGA
- the tilS gene encoding tRNA lysidine(34) synthetase TilS, with product MDAPPPSAADPVIPDPAAVARFAHDLAAAIGAPPAGPIALAVSGGPDSMAMLALAHAAHPGRVIAATVDHRLRPDAADEAAIVARWCRDAGIPHATLAPERPPQGASIQAQARQLRYQLLGRWALGAGAAALLTAHHADDQAETFLMRAVRGSGPAGLAGIRRYWTWHPERWDGTGAGEASGLPVVRPLLGWRRATLRALAEAAALPFVDDPSNTDPRHDRTGVRALLAGSPPLDVEGLARAAQHCAETDAAIAETVTWIERERLCPAPAGERALDMAGLPRELRRRLVRRAIHHVRQHAPAAEGSWSDSANVEPLLDALEAGNGATQAGVAASAHGDRWHFRPAPPRRSA from the coding sequence GTGGACGCACCGCCGCCAAGTGCAGCTGATCCGGTGATCCCCGATCCGGCGGCGGTCGCGCGGTTCGCGCACGACCTCGCCGCCGCGATCGGCGCCCCACCCGCGGGCCCGATCGCGCTCGCCGTCTCGGGCGGCCCCGATTCCATGGCGATGCTGGCGCTGGCGCATGCCGCGCACCCCGGCCGGGTGATCGCCGCCACCGTCGACCACCGCCTCCGCCCCGATGCCGCCGACGAAGCCGCAATCGTCGCCCGCTGGTGCCGTGACGCCGGCATCCCGCACGCCACGCTCGCCCCCGAACGGCCGCCCCAGGGCGCCAGCATCCAGGCACAGGCGCGGCAGCTTCGCTACCAGCTGCTCGGCCGATGGGCGCTCGGCGCGGGAGCGGCCGCGCTGCTCACGGCCCATCACGCCGACGACCAGGCCGAGACCTTCCTGATGCGCGCCGTACGCGGCTCGGGCCCCGCCGGGCTTGCCGGCATCCGCCGCTATTGGACCTGGCACCCCGAACGCTGGGACGGCACCGGCGCCGGCGAGGCGAGCGGCCTCCCGGTCGTCCGCCCGCTGCTCGGCTGGCGGCGCGCGACCCTGCGCGCGCTGGCGGAGGCAGCCGCCCTCCCCTTCGTCGACGATCCCTCCAACACCGATCCCCGCCACGACCGCACCGGGGTCCGCGCGTTGCTGGCCGGCTCGCCCCCGCTTGATGTCGAGGGGCTCGCCCGTGCTGCGCAGCATTGCGCCGAAACGGATGCAGCAATTGCGGAGACCGTCACCTGGATCGAGCGCGAGCGGCTGTGCCCGGCGCCCGCCGGGGAACGCGCGCTGGACATGGCCGGCCTGCCCCGCGAACTGCGTCGCCGCCTCGTCCGCCGCGCCATCCACCATGTCCGCCAGCACGCGCCCGCGGCCGAGGGAAGCTGGTCCGACTCCGCCAACGTCGAGCCGCTGCTGGACGCGCTCGAAGCCGGCAACGGCGCCACTCAGGCAGGCGTCGCTGCCTCGGCGCACGGGGACCGGTGGCATTTCCGGCCCGCACCGCCGCGTCGATCAGCCTGA
- the ftsH gene encoding ATP-dependent zinc metalloprotease FtsH, producing the protein MNDNDKQPGPENGGNGNPWMKSLLIWVGILMALALFVSLFPSGGAQNAGTSIPYSAFLDRVEEGSVKDVNVTKNVITGTQSNGEKFRTYAMDDPQLTERLRKAGVSITARPEEGPSIWQYMLVQALPFLLFLGIAFFVVRQMQKGGGANGAMGFGKSRARMLTQKEGKVTFDDVAGIDEAREELQEIVEFLKDPTKFARLGGKIPKGALLVGSPGTGKTLLARAIAGEAGVPFFTISGSDFVEMFVGVGASRVRDMFEQAKKSAPCIVFIDEIDAVGRHRGAGLGNGNDEREQTLNQLLVEMDGFEANEGIIIIAATNRPDVLDPALLRPGRFDRQVVVPRPDIEGRIKILQVHMKKVPLAPDVDARTIARGTPGFSGADLANLVNEAALMAARKGKRLVANLEFEEAKDKVMMGAERRSMVMTDDEKRMTAYHEAGHAIVSIHEPASDPIHKATIIPRGRALGMVMRLPERDSYSYHRDKMYANLAVAMGGRVAEEIIFGYDKVSSGASGDIQQATSLARDMVTRWGMSDAVGPVEYAEPQGESFLGYSQSAPARMSNKTAELIDSEIKRIVEGGLTRARDVLTEHVDQLHTLAGALLEYETLSGDEIKRLIAGEDLGRPTDGPTRPVAAAGTSIPRTRRPQGPFGNPSPAGA; encoded by the coding sequence ATGAACGACAACGACAAGCAGCCCGGCCCCGAGAACGGCGGCAACGGCAACCCCTGGATGAAGAGCCTGCTCATCTGGGTGGGCATCCTCATGGCCCTGGCGCTGTTCGTGTCGCTGTTCCCCAGCGGCGGGGCGCAGAACGCCGGTACGTCGATCCCCTATTCCGCGTTCCTCGACCGGGTCGAGGAAGGGTCGGTCAAGGACGTCAACGTCACCAAGAACGTCATCACCGGCACCCAGTCGAACGGCGAGAAGTTCCGCACCTATGCGATGGACGACCCGCAGCTGACCGAGCGCCTGCGCAAGGCCGGCGTCAGCATCACCGCGCGTCCGGAGGAAGGCCCGTCGATCTGGCAGTATATGCTGGTCCAGGCGCTTCCGTTCCTGCTGTTCCTCGGCATCGCCTTCTTCGTGGTGCGCCAGATGCAGAAGGGCGGCGGCGCGAACGGCGCGATGGGCTTCGGCAAGTCGCGCGCCCGCATGCTGACCCAGAAGGAAGGCAAGGTCACCTTCGACGACGTCGCCGGCATCGACGAGGCGCGCGAGGAACTGCAGGAGATCGTCGAGTTCCTGAAGGACCCAACCAAGTTCGCGCGCCTGGGCGGCAAGATCCCCAAGGGCGCACTGCTGGTCGGCTCGCCCGGCACCGGCAAGACGCTGCTCGCCCGCGCGATCGCGGGTGAGGCGGGCGTGCCCTTCTTCACCATCTCCGGCTCGGACTTCGTCGAGATGTTCGTGGGCGTCGGCGCCAGCCGCGTGCGCGACATGTTCGAACAGGCTAAGAAGTCGGCGCCGTGCATCGTCTTCATCGACGAGATCGACGCGGTCGGCCGCCATCGCGGCGCGGGTCTCGGCAACGGCAACGACGAGCGCGAGCAGACGCTCAACCAGCTGCTGGTCGAGATGGACGGCTTCGAGGCGAACGAGGGCATCATCATCATCGCGGCGACCAACCGCCCCGACGTGCTCGATCCGGCGCTGCTGCGTCCGGGCCGCTTCGATCGCCAGGTCGTGGTGCCCCGCCCCGACATCGAGGGCCGCATCAAGATCCTGCAGGTCCACATGAAGAAGGTGCCGCTGGCACCCGACGTCGATGCCCGCACCATCGCGCGCGGCACGCCCGGCTTCTCGGGCGCGGACCTCGCCAACCTCGTCAACGAGGCGGCGCTGATGGCGGCGCGCAAGGGCAAGCGGCTGGTCGCGAACCTCGAGTTCGAAGAGGCCAAGGACAAGGTCATGATGGGCGCCGAGCGGCGCTCGATGGTGATGACCGACGACGAAAAGCGGATGACCGCCTATCACGAGGCCGGCCACGCCATCGTCTCGATCCACGAGCCCGCGTCGGACCCGATCCACAAGGCGACGATCATCCCGCGCGGCCGGGCACTTGGCATGGTGATGCGCCTGCCGGAGCGCGACAGCTACAGCTATCATCGCGACAAGATGTACGCGAACCTGGCGGTGGCGATGGGCGGTCGCGTCGCCGAGGAGATCATCTTCGGCTACGACAAGGTGTCTTCGGGCGCCTCGGGCGACATCCAGCAGGCGACGAGCCTCGCGCGCGACATGGTTACTCGCTGGGGCATGTCCGATGCCGTCGGCCCGGTCGAATACGCCGAGCCGCAGGGCGAGAGCTTCCTCGGCTATTCGCAGTCGGCCCCGGCGCGTATGTCGAACAAGACGGCGGAACTGATCGACAGCGAGATCAAGCGCATCGTCGAAGGCGGCCTCACCCGCGCGCGCGACGTGCTGACCGAGCATGTCGACCAGCTCCACACGCTGGCCGGCGCCCTGCTCGAGTATGAGACGCTGAGCGGCGACGAGATCAAGCGCCTGATCGCCGGCGAGGACCTCGGCCGCCCGACCGACGGCCCGACCCGCCCGGTCGCCGCCGCCGGCACCTCGATCCCGCGCACGCGGCGCCCCCAGGGTCCCTTCGGCAACCCCAGCCCCGCCGGCGCCTGA